From a region of the Malania oleifera isolate guangnan ecotype guangnan chromosome 12, ASM2987363v1, whole genome shotgun sequence genome:
- the LOC131144664 gene encoding uncharacterized protein LOC131144664 isoform X2: MADSDGSAVFNTVFIDTSLDTHLATMVSDSETVADLKKKIMFEHTQCFPNIAEINIHALKVKRKGYFYHLSDSMIVKSAFVGVKKNWFLCLDASSPTNPSEWHSGNPNSRGAIPSFGVVNSDDRNNLLSEGPSRRLSILNDSSLLQLESRRHLSQKVPHNSPFGPGNSDLALKDLGMIVEHDNDNHLKPSSSDTKGCKAELQEKCYPCNEDVNVLQRLAEGEEAYSKDGIGDLCHNNSLDEQLRSRHVSKKKHKVKKKNEDDVHDHGLEENDSSICASSKDTSQPDMMPENSLGNAGKGISIKMGNKHVDGGPDASSMLHSEVQKNCVLSEENVRHNGNSKNGIGDVQCNNILGVTSASRPSAKRRRKSENESGAECLLEGKNALSSKTGIETPNQESVIPTSSFEDKQKNINIATDGVSTEFQEDAHLLNTSADNEKGKRRKKTKRHHDQVVNAAPSPMKVIGEENSAIEMQINHKDSCAEFGAAIITGKSVQGAVLSQPCAITPEEELCNLVQEVGDKMPHASLGGDLRGDGVGNTECQFDASEVMDLSGAKRLSSSKKHHAAGEKGLPPLVVKEPDNLKKDVMISGQNDKNPEEGELTKSPKAISSEMCEPLTQVEAEKNVKGVDFSSKSSDANNVVETGNPSGKRLKSRAKKHVTRKETKSGMGHANGFVSGISSTKPNKTSDVVSAECCPPPVVEEPENLKKDVMLSGQTDETREERELQQIPKVVLSERCEPFNQDETEENVKTVDISKLGANGVVETRNPPGKKCKSKGNKSVARTETKLGLKQGIEFVGGISSDEPYKASSAVPAEGLPPLVFEKPEHLIKDVIFPGKGNEIVEEGELQRSPEVISSERPEILSQDETEKNVKEVDISFKFSDANEVVETKNPSGKKRKSRGKKSVARKEVKSRAEHVNDFVSEPNKISSAVSAEGLPPLVAKEPENLKKDVIFSGKTDEILEEIELQQCSKVISSERCEPLGQDEVEKNVKEVEISKLSDANRVVETGNPSGKKSKSRRKKSVIGKESKSGIEQANNFMSGISSTEPNKTSSAVKVRGLPPIAVEDPDNLKKEILLSGKTDEILEEREPLHCIKAILSERCEPLNQDEAEISINKVDIPSKLSGPSGVMETINPSGKRLKSRGKKSVARKLAKSGIEHATGSVSGSFLTGPDKTSDGDHSSDEAKKEECNLSQSEMTEVPQIRTVNISLVNADGKADEASENEDEPLQVTQINKSQESTERMDEDLRRKYKRSKNFAAKDLQGSPIKEHDVRTGKKTRTLDSPSKTVRKNRQGEISSLTGSKLESERITRDEFDSSHYQDNNCRMPVEANIAGHPITNSQIDDRNNMDTSTCKNDGVNFSDYFLPRQHRHEDASSIVVVDQLNNAKKSDMDLKTKKNTKHDVFSVAAPSDLQSSLKSNKDPGNRKKPQELTGSSPLKRLLSKGEHSELLPSSNKKSSNVSAKAVKASHSHYVKVNSTAEKSRKPNVVGSSGISRSASAYSKEKPKEGTEASATSSSYSESSGDLIPPKKKGKGNRSHLDRYRVIARKASNKNPGEVMNNSEQDKSLLAMSSAIFKDSGESSEDEDEVENSDTSTRTPSDYSSSSGYSMGASKVNLDFSQNGSDGRKRKDEGEKPMMKSIPSGSKDITMNMILRSSSRYKKAKLTASQSQLEDTESQPVDFVPDSQTNLAVHFNMFHDDDANQWQLPHPS, translated from the exons AGAAGATAATGTTTGAACACACTCAGTGCTTTCCGAACATTGCGGAGATAAACATTCATGCTTTGAAG GTAAAACGCAAAGGATACTTTTATCACCTGTCAGATTCCATGATTGTTAAAAGTGCCTTTGTTGGGGTTAAAAAAAACTGGTTTCTTTGTCTTGATGCTTCTAGTCCAACAAATCCTAGTGAATGGCATTCTGGCAACCCTAACTCTAGAGGTGCAATACCCAGTTTTGGTGTTGTGAATTCAGATGATagaaataatcttctatctgaaGGACCTTCCAGAAGGTTATCTAttctcaatgattcatcattgCTGCAGCTTGAGAGCAGGCGGCATCTGAGCCAGAAAGTTCCTCATAACAGCCCGTTTGGTCCAGGAAATTCTGACTTAGCTTTGAAGGATTTGGGAATGATAGTTGAACATGATAATGATAATCACTTGAAGCCTTCATCATCTGACACCAAGGGATGTAAAGCTGAATTGCAGGAAAAATGCTACCCATGCAATGAAGATGTAAATGTCCTACAAAGACTTGCTGAAGGTGAAGAAGCCTACTCTAAAGATGGGATTGGTGATTTGTGCCACAATAATTCATTGGACGAACAGTTGAGAAGTAGGCATGTTTCAAAGAAAAAGCACAAggttaagaagaagaatgaagatgatgTACATGACCATGGTTTGGAAGAGAATGATTCTTCAATTTGTGCCTCCAGTAAAGACACATCACAACCAGATATGATGCCAGAGAATTCTTTGGGCAATGCAGGTAAAGGAATCTCAATCAAGATGGGGAACAAACATGTTGATGGTGGACCTGATGCCAGTAGCATGTTACATTCTGAAGTGCAGAAAAATTGTGTTCTAAGTGAAGAAAATGTTAGACACAATGGAAATTCCAAGAATGGCATTGGTGATGTGCAGTGCAACAATATATTGGGAGTAACCTCAGCATCTCGCCCTTCTGCAAAGAGAAGGCGTAAAAGTGAAAACGAAAGTGGTGCTGAATGTCTTTTGGAAGGGAAAAATGCTTTAAGTAGTAAAACTGGAATAGAGACTCCCAACCAAGAGAGTGTAATCCCCACGAGTTCTTTTGAGGACAagcagaaaaacataaatattGCCACGGATGGTGTTTCTACTGAATTTCAGGAGGATGCCCATTTGCTGAATACAAGTGCAGACAATGAGAAAGGGAAAAGGAGAAAGAAGACAAAAAGGCACCATGATCAGGTTGTCAATGCTGCTCCTTCTCCCATGAAAGTTATTGGGGAAGAGAATTCTGCGATTGAAATGCAAATAAATCACAAAGATTCATGTGCTGAGTTTGGTGCTGCAATTATTACTGGGAAAAGTGTCCAGGGTGCGGTGCTTTCTCAACCTTGTGCAATTACTCCTGAGGAAGAGCTATGTAATCTGGTCCAAGAGGTGGGAGACAAAATGCCCCATGCATCACTTG GTGGTGATTTGAGGGGAGATGGTGTTGGCAACACGGAATGCCAATTTGATGCTTCAGAAGTGATGGATTTATCTGGAGCAAAAAGATTGAGTAGCTCAAAGAAGCATCATGCTGCTGGTGAAAAAGGCCTTCCTCCACTTGTGGTTAAGGAGCCTGATAACCTGAAGAAGGATGTTATGATTTCTGGTCAGAATGATAAAAATCCAGAGGAAGGAGAACTGACTAAGAGTCCCAAAGCAATTTCATCAGAAATGTGTGAACCATTAACTCAGGTTGAGGCAGAAAAGAATGTCAAGGGAGTGGACTTCTCATCTAAGTCATCAGATGCCAACAATGTTGTGGAAACTGGGAATCCTTCTGGAAAAAGACTCAAGTCAAGAGCAAAGAAACATGTTACTCGAAAGGAGACCAAATCAGGGATGGGACATGCTAATGGTTTTGTAAGTGGCATTTCTTCAACCAAGCCCAATAAAACTTCTGATGTTGTTAGTGCTGAATGCTGTCCTCCACCTGTGGTTGAGGAACCTGAGAACCTGAAAAAGGATGTCATGTTGTCTGGTCAGACTGATGAAACTCGTGAGGAAAGAGAACTTCAACAGATCCCTAAAGTTGTTCTGTCAGAAAGGTGTGAACCATTCAACCAGGATGAGACAGAAGAGAATGTCAAGACAGTGGACATCTCTAAGTTAGGTGCCAACGGGGTTGTGGAAACTAGGAATCCTCCTGGTAAAAAATGTAAGTCGAAAGGGAATAAATCTGTTGCAAGAACAGAGACCAAATTAGGGTTGAAACAAGGTATTGAGTTTGTGGGTGGTATTTCTTCTGATGAGCCCTATAAAGCTTCCAGTGCTGTTCCTGCAGAAGGCCTTCCTCCACTGGTGTTTGAGAAACCTGAGCACCTGATAAAGGATGTTATATTTCCTGGAAAGGGTAATGAAATTGTTGAGGAAGGAGAACTGCAACGGAGTCCCGAAGTGATTTCATCAGAAAGGCCTGAAATATTAAGTCAGGATGAGACAGAAAAGAATGTCAAAGAAGTGGACATTTCCTTTAAGTTTTCAGATGCCAATGAGGTTGTGGAAACTAAGAATCCTTCTGGCAAAAAACGCAAGTCAAGAGGAAAGAAATCAGTTGCTAGAAAGGAGGTCAAATCCAGGGCGGAGCATGTTAATGATTTTGTCAGTGAGCCCAATAAAATTTCTAGTGCTGTTAGTGCAGAAGGCCTTCCCCCACTTGTGGCCAAGGAGCCAGAGAACTTAAAAAAGGATGTTATCTTTTCTGGAAAGACAGATGAAATCCTCGAGGAAATAGAACTACAACAGTGTTCCAAAGTAATCTCATCAGAAAGGTGTGAACCATTAGGTCAGGATGAAGTAGAAAAGAATGTCAAAGAAGTGGAAATCTCCAAGTTGTCAGATGCCAACAGGGTTGTGGAAACTGGGAATCCTTCTGGCAAAAAAAGTAAgtcaagaagaaagaaatctgTTATTGGAAAAGAGTCAAAATCAGGGATCGAACAAGCTAATAATTTTATGAGTGGCATTTCTTCAACTGAGCCCAATAAAACTTCAAGTGCTGTTAAAGTAAGAGGCCTTCCTCCAATTGCAGTCGAGGATCCTGATAACCTGAAAAAGGAAATTTTGCTTTCTGGAAAGACTGATGAAATTCTTGAGGAAAGAGAACCGCTACACTGTATCAAAGCTATTTTGTCAGAAAGGTGTGAACCATTAAATCAGGATGAAGCAGAAATAAGTATCAACAAAGTGGACATCCCATCTAAGTTATCAGGTCCCAGTGGAGTTATGGAAACTATTAATCCTTCTGGGAAAAGACTCAAGTCGAGAGGGAAAAAATCTGTTGCTAGAAAGCTAGCCAAATCAGGTATAGAACATGCTACTGGTTCTGTAAGTGGCTCTTTTTTGACCGGACCCGATAAAACTTCTGATGGTGATCATTCCAGTGATGAAGCCAAGAAAGAGGAATGCAACTTGTCCCAAAGTGAAATGACAGAAGTCCCTCAGATAAGGACAGTAAATATTTCTCTTGTGAATGCTGATGGGAAAGCTGACGAGGCAAGTGAAAATGAGGACGAACCGTTGCAAGTGACCCAAATCAACAAATCTCAAGAGAGCACTGAAAGAATGGATGAGGATTTAAGAAGAAAATATAAAAGGTCTAAAAATTTTGCTGCAAAAGACCTCCAAGGATCTCCAATAAAAGAGCATGATGTTCGAACTGGGAAAAAAACGAGGACCCTGGATTCTCCTTCTAAAACAGTGAGAAAAAATAGGCAAGGGGAAATAAGCTCTCTAACTGGATCGAAGTTGGAATCTGAGAGAATTACCAGGGATGAATTTGATTCTTCCCATTATCAAGATAATAACTGCAGGATGCCTGTTGAAGCTAATATTGCTGGTCATCCCATTACAAACAGCCAAATAGATGACAGAAATAATATGGATACTTCTACATGTAAAAATGATGGGGTTAACTTCAGTGACTACTTCTTGCCTAGACAGCACAGGCACGAAGATGCTTCTAGTATTGTGGTTGTTGATCAGTTGAATAATGCAAAAAAATCAGATATGGACCTGAAAACTAAAAAAAACACAAAGCATGACGTATTTTCTGTTGCTGCCCCGTCTGATTTACAAAGTTCACTCAAGTCAAATAAGGATCCAGGAAATCGTAAAAAGCCTCAGGAATTGACTGGCAGCAGTCCACTTAAAAGATTACTCTCAAAGGGTGAACATAGCGAACTTCTACCTTCCTCCAACAAAAAGTCTTCAAATGTTTCTGCAAAGGCAGTGAAAGCCTCACATTCTCATTATGTTAAAGTCAACTCCACTGCTGAAAAATCCAGAAAGCCCAATGTTGTTGGTTCTTCTGGCATCAGTAGATCTGCCAGTGCTTATTCAAAGGAAAAACCAAAGGAAGGGACTGAAGCTTCTGCTACCTCAAGCTCTTACTCAGAAAGTTCTGGGGACTTAattccccccaaaaaaaagggTAAAGGGAATCGCTCACATTTGGATCGCTATAGGGTGATTGCTAGAAAAGCTTCCAATAAGAATCCTGGGGAAGTTATGAACAATTCAGAACAGGACAAGAGCTTGTTAGCTATGTCAAGTGCGATTTTCAAGGATAGTGGTGAGAGTTCTGAGGATGAAGATGAGGTTGAGAATTCTGACACCAGCACCAGAACTCCTTCAGATTATTCATCTTCATCTGGCTATTCAATGGGGGCAAGCAAGGTCAATTTGGACTTTTCTCAGAATG
- the LOC131144664 gene encoding uncharacterized protein LOC131144664 isoform X3, translated as MFEHTQCFPNIAEINIHALKVKRKGYFYHLSDSMIVKSAFVGVKKNWFLCLDASSPTNPSEWHSGNPNSRGAIPSFGVVNSDDRNNLLSEGPSRRLSILNDSSLLQLESRRHLSQKVPHNSPFGPGNSDLALKDLGMIVEHDNDNHLKPSSSDTKGCKAELQEKCYPCNEDVNVLQRLAEGEEAYSKDGIGDLCHNNSLDEQLRSRHVSKKKHKVKKKNEDDVHDHGLEENDSSICASSKDTSQPDMMPENSLGNAGKGISIKMGNKHVDGGPDASSMLHSEVQKNCVLSEENVRHNGNSKNGIGDVQCNNILGVTSASRPSAKRRRKSENESGAECLLEGKNALSSKTGIETPNQESVIPTSSFEDKQKNINIATDGVSTEFQEDAHLLNTSADNEKGKRRKKTKRHHDQVVNAAPSPMKVIGEENSAIEMQINHKDSCAEFGAAIITGKSVQGAVLSQPCAITPEEELCNLVQEVGDKMPHASLGGDLRGDGVGNTECQFDASEVMDLSGAKRLSSSKKHHAAGEKGLPPLVVKEPDNLKKDVMISGQNDKNPEEGELTKSPKAISSEMCEPLTQVEAEKNVKGVDFSSKSSDANNVVETGNPSGKRLKSRAKKHVTRKETKSGMGHANGFVSGISSTKPNKTSDVVSAECCPPPVVEEPENLKKDVMLSGQTDETREERELQQIPKVVLSERCEPFNQDETEENVKTVDISKLGANGVVETRNPPGKKCKSKGNKSVARTETKLGLKQGIEFVGGISSDEPYKASSAVPAEGLPPLVFEKPEHLIKDVIFPGKGNEIVEEGELQRSPEVISSERPEILSQDETEKNVKEVDISFKFSDANEVVETKNPSGKKRKSRGKKSVARKEVKSRAEHVNDFVSEPNKISSAVSAEGLPPLVAKEPENLKKDVIFSGKTDEILEEIELQQCSKVISSERCEPLGQDEVEKNVKEVEISKLSDANRVVETGNPSGKKSKSRRKKSVIGKESKSGIEQANNFMSGISSTEPNKTSSAVKVRGLPPIAVEDPDNLKKEILLSGKTDEILEEREPLHCIKAILSERCEPLNQDEAEISINKVDIPSKLSGPSGVMETINPSGKRLKSRGKKSVARKLAKSGIEHATGSVSGSFLTGPDKTSDGDHSSDEAKKEECNLSQSEMTEVPQIRTVNISLVNADGKADEASENEDEPLQVTQINKSQESTERMDEDLRRKYKRSKNFAAKDLQGSPIKEHDVRTGKKTRTLDSPSKTVRKNRQGEISSLTGSKLESERITRDEFDSSHYQDNNCRMPVEANIAGHPITNSQIDDRNNMDTSTCKNDGVNFSDYFLPRQHRHEDASSIVVVDQLNNAKKSDMDLKTKKNTKHDVFSVAAPSDLQSSLKSNKDPGNRKKPQELTGSSPLKRLLSKGEHSELLPSSNKKSSNVSAKAVKASHSHYVKVNSTAEKSRKPNVVGSSGISRSASAYSKEKPKEGTEASATSSSYSESSGDLIPPKKKGKGNRSHLDRYRVIARKASNKNPGEVMNNSEQDKSLLAMSSAIFKDSGESSEDEDEVENSDTSTRTPSDYSSSSGYSMGASKVNLDFSQNGSDGRKRKDEGEKPMMKSIPSGSKDITMNMILRSSSRYKKAKLTASQSQLEDTESQPVDFVPDSQTNLVYSSVSEKQGRRILLSHLHLSVFCAQSCPFQYVS; from the exons ATGTTTGAACACACTCAGTGCTTTCCGAACATTGCGGAGATAAACATTCATGCTTTGAAG GTAAAACGCAAAGGATACTTTTATCACCTGTCAGATTCCATGATTGTTAAAAGTGCCTTTGTTGGGGTTAAAAAAAACTGGTTTCTTTGTCTTGATGCTTCTAGTCCAACAAATCCTAGTGAATGGCATTCTGGCAACCCTAACTCTAGAGGTGCAATACCCAGTTTTGGTGTTGTGAATTCAGATGATagaaataatcttctatctgaaGGACCTTCCAGAAGGTTATCTAttctcaatgattcatcattgCTGCAGCTTGAGAGCAGGCGGCATCTGAGCCAGAAAGTTCCTCATAACAGCCCGTTTGGTCCAGGAAATTCTGACTTAGCTTTGAAGGATTTGGGAATGATAGTTGAACATGATAATGATAATCACTTGAAGCCTTCATCATCTGACACCAAGGGATGTAAAGCTGAATTGCAGGAAAAATGCTACCCATGCAATGAAGATGTAAATGTCCTACAAAGACTTGCTGAAGGTGAAGAAGCCTACTCTAAAGATGGGATTGGTGATTTGTGCCACAATAATTCATTGGACGAACAGTTGAGAAGTAGGCATGTTTCAAAGAAAAAGCACAAggttaagaagaagaatgaagatgatgTACATGACCATGGTTTGGAAGAGAATGATTCTTCAATTTGTGCCTCCAGTAAAGACACATCACAACCAGATATGATGCCAGAGAATTCTTTGGGCAATGCAGGTAAAGGAATCTCAATCAAGATGGGGAACAAACATGTTGATGGTGGACCTGATGCCAGTAGCATGTTACATTCTGAAGTGCAGAAAAATTGTGTTCTAAGTGAAGAAAATGTTAGACACAATGGAAATTCCAAGAATGGCATTGGTGATGTGCAGTGCAACAATATATTGGGAGTAACCTCAGCATCTCGCCCTTCTGCAAAGAGAAGGCGTAAAAGTGAAAACGAAAGTGGTGCTGAATGTCTTTTGGAAGGGAAAAATGCTTTAAGTAGTAAAACTGGAATAGAGACTCCCAACCAAGAGAGTGTAATCCCCACGAGTTCTTTTGAGGACAagcagaaaaacataaatattGCCACGGATGGTGTTTCTACTGAATTTCAGGAGGATGCCCATTTGCTGAATACAAGTGCAGACAATGAGAAAGGGAAAAGGAGAAAGAAGACAAAAAGGCACCATGATCAGGTTGTCAATGCTGCTCCTTCTCCCATGAAAGTTATTGGGGAAGAGAATTCTGCGATTGAAATGCAAATAAATCACAAAGATTCATGTGCTGAGTTTGGTGCTGCAATTATTACTGGGAAAAGTGTCCAGGGTGCGGTGCTTTCTCAACCTTGTGCAATTACTCCTGAGGAAGAGCTATGTAATCTGGTCCAAGAGGTGGGAGACAAAATGCCCCATGCATCACTTG GTGGTGATTTGAGGGGAGATGGTGTTGGCAACACGGAATGCCAATTTGATGCTTCAGAAGTGATGGATTTATCTGGAGCAAAAAGATTGAGTAGCTCAAAGAAGCATCATGCTGCTGGTGAAAAAGGCCTTCCTCCACTTGTGGTTAAGGAGCCTGATAACCTGAAGAAGGATGTTATGATTTCTGGTCAGAATGATAAAAATCCAGAGGAAGGAGAACTGACTAAGAGTCCCAAAGCAATTTCATCAGAAATGTGTGAACCATTAACTCAGGTTGAGGCAGAAAAGAATGTCAAGGGAGTGGACTTCTCATCTAAGTCATCAGATGCCAACAATGTTGTGGAAACTGGGAATCCTTCTGGAAAAAGACTCAAGTCAAGAGCAAAGAAACATGTTACTCGAAAGGAGACCAAATCAGGGATGGGACATGCTAATGGTTTTGTAAGTGGCATTTCTTCAACCAAGCCCAATAAAACTTCTGATGTTGTTAGTGCTGAATGCTGTCCTCCACCTGTGGTTGAGGAACCTGAGAACCTGAAAAAGGATGTCATGTTGTCTGGTCAGACTGATGAAACTCGTGAGGAAAGAGAACTTCAACAGATCCCTAAAGTTGTTCTGTCAGAAAGGTGTGAACCATTCAACCAGGATGAGACAGAAGAGAATGTCAAGACAGTGGACATCTCTAAGTTAGGTGCCAACGGGGTTGTGGAAACTAGGAATCCTCCTGGTAAAAAATGTAAGTCGAAAGGGAATAAATCTGTTGCAAGAACAGAGACCAAATTAGGGTTGAAACAAGGTATTGAGTTTGTGGGTGGTATTTCTTCTGATGAGCCCTATAAAGCTTCCAGTGCTGTTCCTGCAGAAGGCCTTCCTCCACTGGTGTTTGAGAAACCTGAGCACCTGATAAAGGATGTTATATTTCCTGGAAAGGGTAATGAAATTGTTGAGGAAGGAGAACTGCAACGGAGTCCCGAAGTGATTTCATCAGAAAGGCCTGAAATATTAAGTCAGGATGAGACAGAAAAGAATGTCAAAGAAGTGGACATTTCCTTTAAGTTTTCAGATGCCAATGAGGTTGTGGAAACTAAGAATCCTTCTGGCAAAAAACGCAAGTCAAGAGGAAAGAAATCAGTTGCTAGAAAGGAGGTCAAATCCAGGGCGGAGCATGTTAATGATTTTGTCAGTGAGCCCAATAAAATTTCTAGTGCTGTTAGTGCAGAAGGCCTTCCCCCACTTGTGGCCAAGGAGCCAGAGAACTTAAAAAAGGATGTTATCTTTTCTGGAAAGACAGATGAAATCCTCGAGGAAATAGAACTACAACAGTGTTCCAAAGTAATCTCATCAGAAAGGTGTGAACCATTAGGTCAGGATGAAGTAGAAAAGAATGTCAAAGAAGTGGAAATCTCCAAGTTGTCAGATGCCAACAGGGTTGTGGAAACTGGGAATCCTTCTGGCAAAAAAAGTAAgtcaagaagaaagaaatctgTTATTGGAAAAGAGTCAAAATCAGGGATCGAACAAGCTAATAATTTTATGAGTGGCATTTCTTCAACTGAGCCCAATAAAACTTCAAGTGCTGTTAAAGTAAGAGGCCTTCCTCCAATTGCAGTCGAGGATCCTGATAACCTGAAAAAGGAAATTTTGCTTTCTGGAAAGACTGATGAAATTCTTGAGGAAAGAGAACCGCTACACTGTATCAAAGCTATTTTGTCAGAAAGGTGTGAACCATTAAATCAGGATGAAGCAGAAATAAGTATCAACAAAGTGGACATCCCATCTAAGTTATCAGGTCCCAGTGGAGTTATGGAAACTATTAATCCTTCTGGGAAAAGACTCAAGTCGAGAGGGAAAAAATCTGTTGCTAGAAAGCTAGCCAAATCAGGTATAGAACATGCTACTGGTTCTGTAAGTGGCTCTTTTTTGACCGGACCCGATAAAACTTCTGATGGTGATCATTCCAGTGATGAAGCCAAGAAAGAGGAATGCAACTTGTCCCAAAGTGAAATGACAGAAGTCCCTCAGATAAGGACAGTAAATATTTCTCTTGTGAATGCTGATGGGAAAGCTGACGAGGCAAGTGAAAATGAGGACGAACCGTTGCAAGTGACCCAAATCAACAAATCTCAAGAGAGCACTGAAAGAATGGATGAGGATTTAAGAAGAAAATATAAAAGGTCTAAAAATTTTGCTGCAAAAGACCTCCAAGGATCTCCAATAAAAGAGCATGATGTTCGAACTGGGAAAAAAACGAGGACCCTGGATTCTCCTTCTAAAACAGTGAGAAAAAATAGGCAAGGGGAAATAAGCTCTCTAACTGGATCGAAGTTGGAATCTGAGAGAATTACCAGGGATGAATTTGATTCTTCCCATTATCAAGATAATAACTGCAGGATGCCTGTTGAAGCTAATATTGCTGGTCATCCCATTACAAACAGCCAAATAGATGACAGAAATAATATGGATACTTCTACATGTAAAAATGATGGGGTTAACTTCAGTGACTACTTCTTGCCTAGACAGCACAGGCACGAAGATGCTTCTAGTATTGTGGTTGTTGATCAGTTGAATAATGCAAAAAAATCAGATATGGACCTGAAAACTAAAAAAAACACAAAGCATGACGTATTTTCTGTTGCTGCCCCGTCTGATTTACAAAGTTCACTCAAGTCAAATAAGGATCCAGGAAATCGTAAAAAGCCTCAGGAATTGACTGGCAGCAGTCCACTTAAAAGATTACTCTCAAAGGGTGAACATAGCGAACTTCTACCTTCCTCCAACAAAAAGTCTTCAAATGTTTCTGCAAAGGCAGTGAAAGCCTCACATTCTCATTATGTTAAAGTCAACTCCACTGCTGAAAAATCCAGAAAGCCCAATGTTGTTGGTTCTTCTGGCATCAGTAGATCTGCCAGTGCTTATTCAAAGGAAAAACCAAAGGAAGGGACTGAAGCTTCTGCTACCTCAAGCTCTTACTCAGAAAGTTCTGGGGACTTAattccccccaaaaaaaagggTAAAGGGAATCGCTCACATTTGGATCGCTATAGGGTGATTGCTAGAAAAGCTTCCAATAAGAATCCTGGGGAAGTTATGAACAATTCAGAACAGGACAAGAGCTTGTTAGCTATGTCAAGTGCGATTTTCAAGGATAGTGGTGAGAGTTCTGAGGATGAAGATGAGGTTGAGAATTCTGACACCAGCACCAGAACTCCTTCAGATTATTCATCTTCATCTGGCTATTCAATGGGGGCAAGCAAGGTCAATTTGGACTTTTCTCAGAATG